The window ATGCAACCGGCGCGATGCAGCGCCAGAAGGCCCGCGTCGTTGCGGTCGCCGGCAACTCGATCGAGAGCCCGCGGCTCTTGCTCAACAGCGCCTCCAGCATGTTCCCGGACGGGCTCGCCAATTCGTCGGGCCAGGTCGGCCGCAATTATTTGCGGCACATGACCGGCAGCGTGTATGCGACCTTCGAGAAGTCGGTGCATATGTATCGCGGCACCACGATGGCCGGCATCATCCGCGACGAGGCGAAGAACGATCCGAAGCGCGGCTTCGTCGGCGGCTACGAGATGGAGACGCTGTCGCTCGGCCTGCCCTTCATGGCGGCGTTTCTCAATCCCGGGGCCTGGGGCCGCAGCTTCACCAGCGCCATGGAAGGCTATCCGCGGATGGCCGGCATGTGGCTGGTCGGCGAGGACCTGCCGCAGGAGACCAACCGTGTCACGCTGGATCCGAGCATCAAGGACAAGTTCGGCATGCCGGTCGCGAGCGTGCATTTCGACGATCATCCGAACGACGTCGCGATGCGCGATCACGCCTACAAGCAGGGCGCCGCGGTCTATGAGGCGGTCGGCGCCACCGTGACCTACCCGACGCCGCCCTACCCCTCGACCCACAACATGGGCACCAACCGGATGAGCGAGAAGCCGCGCGATGGCGTGGTCAACAAGTTCGGCCAGACCCACGACATCAAGAACCTGTTCGTCTCCGACGGCAGCCAGTTCACGAGCGGAGCGGCGTGCAACCCGACGCTGACGATCGTGTCACTGGCGATCCGGCAGGCCGACACGATCGCCGGCGCA of the Bradyrhizobium quebecense genome contains:
- a CDS encoding GMC family oxidoreductase, with translation MAKFDLNDSGVVVIVGSGAGGGTLGNELAQKGIKVVILEAGPRIENQDFINDEWDSFGQLAWSDMRTTSGSWRVHKDFPNIPAWIVKAVGGSTTHWAGASLRFDEHEFKIKSAYGGIPGANLLDWPITLAEMEPWYAKAEDKMGVTRTNGIPGLPGNNNFKVMEAGAKKLGYKEVHTGRMAINSEPRDGRGSCLQIGFCFQGCKSGAKWSTLYTEIPKGEATGNLEVRAGSMVIKIEHDQSGKVTGVVYADATGAMQRQKARVVAVAGNSIESPRLLLNSASSMFPDGLANSSGQVGRNYLRHMTGSVYATFEKSVHMYRGTTMAGIIRDEAKNDPKRGFVGGYEMETLSLGLPFMAAFLNPGAWGRSFTSAMEGYPRMAGMWLVGEDLPQETNRVTLDPSIKDKFGMPVASVHFDDHPNDVAMRDHAYKQGAAVYEAVGATVTYPTPPYPSTHNMGTNRMSEKPRDGVVNKFGQTHDIKNLFVSDGSQFTSGAACNPTLTIVSLAIRQADTIAGAMQRKEI